The nucleotide window GAGCTGTTAAACTACAGTGAGCACGGGACAACGGTGGACAATGTGCTGTATTCATGTGACTTCTCTGAGAAGACGCCGCCAACCCCCCCAAGCAGTATTGTTGCCAAGGTGCAGAGTGTCATCAGTAAGTTGGAGCAGAGGCCTGTGGCCACAGAGCCTGCCATTTTGGACACATTCTCTAATGCCTCAGCCAGGGTGGCTCTGGCTTGCTGCCATGACCTGCCGTCTCTTGCCTTCCTGGTCCCGTTGGCCAGGTTCTCCTTGCTCGTGGGCCCAGGAAAGGCCACAGAGAAGCAGGTGCTGTGCAGCCCCACGTGTGTACACACCTACCTGGGGACTTCAGACTCCACCGGTCCTTTCTGAGTGCCCCTCACCCCGAGTCACGCAGCATTTAGACGGGGGAGGTACAGGGGCCCAACCCTGGCAGACAGCCCAGGTGGGTTGGCTGCTCACTGTTCCTCTCCTGTGACCTTCCCCCTTTTTCCCAGGGCGCCGCCGGCACCAGAAACAGGATGAAGAGCCAAGTGAGGAGGCAGCCATGATGAGCTCCCAGGCCCAGGGGCCGCAGCGGAGACCCTGCAACTGCAAAGCCAGCAGCTCGAGCTTGATTGGGGGCAGTGGGGCCGGCTGGGAGGGCACGGCCTTACTGCACCACGGCAGCTACATCAAGCTGGGGTGCCTGCAGTTTGTCTTCAGCATCACTGAGTTTGCGACCAAACAGCCCAAAGGCGATGCCGGCCTGCTACAGGATGGGGTCTTGGCCGAGAAGCTCTCTCTCAAGCCCCACCAGGGCCCTGTGCTGCGCTCCAACTCCGTTCCCTAGGACTGGCAGCCACCCGTCACCCGCCCTTCCACCCAACCCAAGACTCCTGCAATGCAAAAATGTACACAAACCAAGCCCGGGGTTTTTTCTATACTCCACCAGAAACCCTTCAACTACAATCTTTGCATGAAATGAAGAAAACCTTttgactgttttttaaaaatcctttttcttttctcaagttCTAGGGGGCATTTGCACATATATTTGTACTCAGCATTTCATGGGAAAGCGGCAGACCGAGCTGAGGAACAGcgtgggcagggaggggaaggcCAGTGGTCTGGACACCTCCTCCGACACAAAACCGTTCCCCACCCACCACCTGCTCCCTCCCCCTCGCCCGCCGTTGTAAAATAATCAGAAACTTGTTCTATTTTGTGGCAGTGAcaatagttttatattaaaagaaaaaaatacagttttcatACAGCAAAATCTATAcaatatcattgttttatttaatataaagatCGCTACCCACCCTCCTTCCATGGTTCCCACCCTCCAGGTTATTTTCCCTTTCTGCAGCGGTTGCACTACAGGTAGCTACTGTGTATTATGGACAAATGAgaaatgaattctttttctggctgtccatctattttatttcaaataaggaAAAGTGTATTTGGATTTTGTGTAAATACATCTAGTGATGacattttttcaatgtttttaaaaactgtacagTACTACATGTGGTAGAGCGTTTTCTTCAAATTGTCTATTGTAGCAAAAGCGTTTTTGTCGTAAACCTGTTCTGTCTCCTTTTTTTGTTCTCCTGccacttctctcctcttccctccaccccgACAACTAGTACCGATGTACATAGTAATTGTAATGTTTTAGACTTTACAGAAACTTTCCTGTATTctgtatataaaaaaacaaaaatacttcaaATTATGTTTTCTGCCTGTCTGTCCTACCTGTCATCACCCTTAGAGGGGACCCTCCCTGAGGCCCTGGTCCCACAGCCTCATTGAACAAGCGTCACTCCCAGATACTTAGTCCCCAAGGGAAGTCAGGAGAGGGGAGGCACTGGAGAAAAGTGCACCTAAggtgggagggagaaatgggaggggaggggtgcagCTGCGAAGGGGGGATGTTCTGTGGCTTTGTGGGTGACTTGAGGGGGTTCAGAGGGCTTGATCATTTGACACGATCAGATTGTGCAAGAATCCAAGAGTGTGCAGATCCCTGCTCCTCCTGGCTccaaaaccaaaacattaaaatagAAGATGGCATGAGACCTCTGCATTCTGGTCTAGAAGCTTTAACCCAAGGAGTTGGCGCTGCCTTTGGTTCCAGTTGTTTGCTATCTTATTTTATCCACCTATTCTGGGGGAAGTCATAAcacctggttttgttttttttcgcCCGGAGCCCTTAGCTGGGCATGGAGGAATTCATTAATATATTGAAGTATCACTCGAGTTCCTCCAGTTCCGGCCTTTGCCAGGCCTTGCGTCTTGGTCTAGGTCACTTGCTGTGAGCAATCACCAGGGCAGATGTGGCCCCTGCCTCTTGGAGCTTAGAATCTAGTGCGGAGTTTGTTGATTCAAATGTCTGaagaacatgaaaaaggagaaatccaaTCTCTGACTCAGCTGTGCCACAAGTAACGTGACTTGTGATCACAACTTTACAACTGCAGTTCCTCCTCAGAAGATGATTCTACCCGTTACCTTAATTTTAAGGCCCCCAAGCACCCTCTTTTTAAACCAAACTATTTCTTCCTCCTCGTACACTTTACCTAAGAAACCTTATCTGAGAAGTTTTTCCTGAAGACCATCTCCTACTCCTTAAAGAACACATCTGTGTGTATGCCAGCACTGTTAGAGTGGGTGGTACCTGTTCGCATATCAGGATTTTGCCTTGGTGGGGGTGGAGAGTgcatccatttattttattaatattccaTCCCTAGCCTCATCCCACAGTATTGACACTTGAACACTGAATCCACAGTGCAGCTAAATAGGAAACTTCCCCCTGGAATGTGAGGTCTGGCCCTGGCTTCCACCTACTTGTCTAGCTTTGTCTCCGCCACTCTCCTACCCCTACCCTAATGGGCCTCTTGAACTCCTTAAGGACAAAAACATTGTTCTGCTCGGTATTTCCAAGGCTAACTGCACTGCTGGGCACGCCATAAGTGCCAAACAATGGGTGCTAAATTGTactagatttttttctcctttctcctggcAAGTCACCTGGCCAGGAATACCCTTACCCATGCCTCCCTAGCTGTCCCCACCCACTTTGCCATCATAATCACTTCCATTCAGTGATGGAGCTTCTTTACCTATTTCTACCACCTGTGAGAATTTCAGAGACAAATTTCCTCCTGAAGATCAGATAACAGATTTTACACTCTCTTCCTGCTTCCCTTCAGAagtggaggggtggggaaggcagggagaTAGACAGCTAATGAATGAGTGACTCCTGACAGCCCTTAACTGATGGTGCCACCCTGAACACACTGTGCCACCTCGCTGGCCTCTTTGGGAAGAATCCCAGAAGCTGAGGGCTGAATATGAGGATTAGGAATTGACGGACTTGTTTACTGAGAGCAGAGCGTCCAGGACTGGACTCACTCTCAGACACAGCAGCATTCATGTACCCACTCCTCTCCAGATGGGAAGGATTGCTATTTACTGACACCCAGAGGGCTCACACATCTGCTTAGCCTCCTGCTCCAGAGCCCAGCACAAAGTACAGGTACATACGAAGACGGTCACTCAAGCACCCACTGACAGACTACAGATGCATGCACACACCTGGAGGGTCTCGAGGCCCACAAATTCACACACCTACAAGGTGCTcacatgggcacacacacacacaggatccAGAGGCACGCACACAACCTAAAGGGCGATCCCAGGATCCATGGGCACATTACACACCAAAAAGTCATTCACGCCCTCCCTAGGGATTCATGTACATACGTAGAGGGCGCTCCCAGGGCTCAAGCGCACACATGCACCTAGGTTTTCGCACCAGCACACACCCAGAGGACGCAGACGCACGCCTAGGGGGCGCTCCCAGGGCCcacgcgcacacgcacgcacacacaccccccgCCCTGCCTCCCGCCCGCGTCCACCTCCGCCTCCGCCTTCTCGAGGCCGAAGCGCGCCTGTCGCCCTTCCAGGGCCGTGCGGGGCGATCCTGCAGCCTCCAGGCGGCGATCCAGGGCTGCTCGAGGCCTGAGCGGGAGCCCGGAGGCGCGGCCGGCATGGAGGCGCTGCTGCTGAGCGTGGGGTTGCTGCTGGGCGCCTACGTGCTAGTCTATTACAACCTGGTGAAGGGGCCGCCGTGCCGCGGCATCGCCAGCCTGCGGGGCCGCACGGCCGTGGTCACGGGTGAGTGCCGGCTGGCGGGCATGGGGCGGGGAGGCCGGGACGGCGGGGGCGGTGGCCCGCGGGCTCAGCTCGGCTCCCGCCCGCCCTCCGCAGGCGCCAACAGCGGCATCGGGAAGATGACGGCGCTGGAGCTGGCGCGCCGGGGAGCGCGCGTGGTTCTAGCCTGCCGGAGCCGGGAGCGCGGGGAGGCGGCCGCCTTCGACCTCcgccaggtgagggagggcggGGCCAGGCGGGACCGTGAACAGAGGACAGTCACACCTGGGACACAGGGGTGAGCAGAGCAGCTCGGGGCAGGTTTGGAGGAAACGCAGCCCCTGAAAGGAGAGTGCGGCTCGGTTCGCCAAGTGCAGAAGAGGGGGTGCACAGGTCTTCTGGTCACACAGCAAAAGGGCATCAGACCTGAAGGAATTAATTGCAATTCTAAGACATTTAAGGACCGGTAGAAGTTACATTAATGAAAGAGTCAGAAAGGGaacagcagagggaacagcatatgcaaaggccctgaggcaaatTAATTGGTCTGATTTAAGAAACCGATTAAAAGGTTTAATGAGGCTGGAGCACAGAGTATGAGGAAAAGAGGCAAAATGAAGGGGCTGAACACTCTGAGCCAGGGCCAGGTTCTGAGGGCCCTTACAGACCCTACTGAGATCAGATTTTATAGAATGGGCAGTAGAGATCCAGTGAAGGGTCCTACATAGTGTCTGGACTGTCAGAATAGCCTTTTGGAATGAACCTCTTGGTGGCTGTGTGGCGTCTGGTTTGGAGGGGGTAAGAGTGGGTTGGAGGACACCAGTGAGAAGTCTGTTGTAGATTTTAGGGTAAACAATAATGGGCAGAGggtatgatgataataataataataataatagcaagtgCCTATGCACGAgtgcgtgccaggcactgttctaaagatcttacatatattaactcatttaatcctcacaataactctgagataggtactattattattattcccactttacagagaactaaggctcagaaagattaagcatcttgcccaaggtctcactcTAGTAATAGGCAAAGTCAAGATTTGCATCCAGTGTCCACACACTTATCCACTACATTCTAACGCCTAGGGGCAGATCTTAGTAGTAGTAGGAGTTGAACTCTCAGAATTTGGtgcctggggagagggaagaagagaagggtGCATATGACAGCCCAGCCCTTGCCACTCCACAGGAGAGTGGGAACAATGAGGTCATCTTCATGGCCTTGGACTTGGCCAGTCTGGCCTCCGTGAGGGCCTTTGCCACTGCCTTCCTGAGCTCTGAGCCACGGCTGGACATCCTCATCCACAATGCCGGTGAGGGGCAGCAGGCCCTGCAGGGGGGCGGCGGGTGGCCAGGGGGCAGCCGACCCCTCCAGCCAGGCTTTGCCAGGGGACATGTGGGAAGGATGCCCCCTACCACCATCTCACATGGGGGACACCGAGGCCTCCAGGAATCCCTCTGGAGCAGTTGCTCACACCTAGCCCCTGCCCCAGGGATCAGTTCCTGTGGCCGAACCTGGGAGCCCTTTAACCTGCTGTTGCGAGTGAACCACATCGGCCCCTTCCTGCTGACACACCTGCTGCTGCCCCGGCTGAAGACATGCGCCCCCAGCCGCGTGGTGGTGGTATCCTCAGCCGCCCACCGTCGAGGCCGCCTCGACTTCACACGCCTGGACCGCCCAGTGGTGGGCTGGCGGCAGGAGCTGCGGGCATATGCCGACAGTAAGCTGGCCAACGTATTGTTTGCCAGGGAGCTCGCCACTCAGCTTGAGGGCACTGGCGTCACCTGCTATGCAGCCCACCCAGGTGAGACTTGGCTCTCTGGCTGCTCTGCTTTGTTTTGATTCCCCCTCTCCCATCCTTGCCCCCATCCCATGCTCCCCCAACCTCTCATTGAGCCACAGAATCTCAGAGTAGAAAGAAAGTCTGGTCCAAGGAGAGAACTGTTCCTTGCTGATCTTGAAGCTAGGCTCTCTTTGTCTGGGTTTTTCCTCTCACACCACAAACTTGGATGCTGACTGCTAGGTAGGGTATGGCAATGAATAAGGCCTAGGTTCTCACGCCAAGGAGCCATCCACATGACTGAACTGACTATAacatgatgataatgatgatgttaGCCAATAATTATTCATTCAGGgagcatttactgagtacctactatgttccaggcattaatctcaatgcaggggatgtagcagtgagcaaaacaaagaCCTTATCCTTGTAGAGTTTACATTCTACTTTAGAGAAGGGGGAGacagctaataaataaatatatacagtgaCAGGTGGTGATAAAGTGCTATGGGGAAAGATAAAACAGGGTAAGGGGACTAAGAAATGACAGGGTTggcacaagaaaaagaaaaaaagaaatgtcagggAGTGCTATTTTTATCTATGGCAGTCAAGGAAGATGTATCTGAAAAGGTGATATTTGAGTAGAAGCCTGAAGGAGATGAGAGAATGAGCCATGAGGCTTTCTGAGGAGAAGAGGTAAAGAACAGAgtaaatagcaagtgcaaaggccctgaggcagaagtgCCTGGtgttcttgagaaagaacagggaGCCTGGTATGGTTGGAACAGAGTAAGAGGGGAGAGAGTGGCAAGAGATGAGGAATAGAGGTGGGCTGGGTCATCCAGGGTCTGCGGGTCCACTGTAAGCATTTTGTCTTACAGTCTGAGTGATTTTACTGATGACTAAGACCCATCCCTGCCTTTAAGGAACAGGTTCCAGCATAACAAGATTTGCCCCACCCATATTACCATACTGCATATTAGATAATCATTGCTTAAGGCTCATTAATAACTATAATAGTGACAATAATAATTATAGTTAACCATTATTACACTCCATGTCTCTAATGTCCGAAACAGTGTCTGGTCTACTACAGgtgttaataaatgtttgctgattaAACAAAGGAATAGGAAAAAAGATGAGCTAGTAGAAAAGGTGGAGAGAGACAGAATTGTTCCAGGCTGGGGACACAACATGAGCAAAATCTGGAAGATGAGGATATATAAGGAGTTTGGATGGAGAAGAGGAGCTTGCTGTTAGAAACGAGTGAGGTCACCTTGTCAGGGCCCTAAATACTACCTGGTAGATACTACCTCGGTTTCCCTGGAACTGGACTCTGTTCCCCACTCCCTTCTAGCCCTGTTCTTGCTGCTCTTACCCTGGGCCCTCACCCACTGTCCTCCcggctccttccttcctttcttcctgtccACAGGGCCGGTGAACTCGGAGCTGTTCCTGCGCCACGTTCCTGGATGGCTATGCCCACTTTTGCGCCCAGTGGCTTGGCTGGTGCTGCGGGCACCACGAGGGGGTGCCCAGACACCCCTGTACTGCGCTCTGCAGGAGGGCATTGAGCCCCTCAGTGGGAGATACTTTGCCAACTGCCATGTGGAGGAGGTGCCCCCAGCTGCAAGAGACGACCGGGCAGCTCACCGGCTATGGGAGGCCAGCAAAAGGCTAGCTGGGCTTGGGCCTGGGGAGGGTGCCGAATCTGATGAAGATCCCCAGCCTGAGGACCCATCTTCTCCGAGCAGCCCCCACCCTGAGGAGCCCACGGCTTCTGAACTCTACCCCAGCCCTCAGAGTTCACCAGACTTGTCTAAGGTCATGTGCCGAATTCTGGTTAAAGCTGAACCTGAGCTCCAAACCTCCTAACCCCCAGGCCGGCAAGCTTTCCAGGACACTTGGTGGGCCTTGAAAACCTTAGCTGTGTTCCAGGCCACGCACTGGGCATTGAGAGGGTTGCAATTTTTACCTCCATGGTTACTTTCTGGGGCTTCAAGCTACATCCTGGACAGCTCGTTTCCTGATGGAAGGAAATAAAGGGTGATGATTTCTTCCTGAGAGTGACAGTAACCCCAGATTGAGAGGTGGGGCATAGTGTGCCAGATGCGGCTTCTCAGGAATTTGAATTTCGTATTTTCCAGGCCCTACCCTCAGGAATGCTGATCAGCCCTGGATGAGGGCCTGGGAATTTGTAATCTGATGCACTGCCAACATTGAGAATTACTCAACTGGGCCCTTTTCGACCGTGTAGCTAGGTAGTTACATTATCCCCTTTTTCCAGAGGCGGGATTAGGCAGCCAGGTAAGGGACTCGCCCAAGGTCTCCCAGCTAGTAAGAGCAGGGGCTGAAATTGGAGCCCCGGCGGGCTGACTCCAGGGCCGGCCGCTGTAAGGTGGGTGCTGGGAGGTGAGAAAGGGCAGGGCGGTTGTTATCGAGGCGCCCGGCGGGAGTGGAGGGACGCCTTTGAGGGCTGGGCCCCGCGATGGCGACCCGGTGTCATAAAGCGTGTTGACCGCCGCGGCTTGAGCTCTGGCTGCTTCCCTCGACACGCCGGCCCCGCCTTCCGCCGCCACACTTCCGGCGGGGCCGCGGCCGCGGAGGGACGCGGGCGGGCGGCCGCTGGGGGTGGCGGGATAGGCTGGGCGCGGCCGGCGGTGCGGGCGGGCGCGGAGTGGGCCGGCTGCTGCTGTCCAGGTCTTTGCGGCCCCCGAGGGCCCTCCGTCCCGCCGGCGCCATGGGCAATTGCCACACGGTGGGGCCCAACGAGGCGCTGGTGGTTTCAGGTGAGGGGGCAGCGAGGGAGGTGGGTCTGGGACGCCCAGGGCCTGGAGGGTGTTTGGGGCGGGGGCTGTGCCTGGGAGGGCGGGGGCCGGGCTGGGGAGCGAACGGGGAGGGGCCAGGCCGGGGAAGGGCTCCGGGGGTGGGGCCTGAGCCTACGGCGCTCCGGGCCGCACCTGAGACCCCTTCCAGGAGGGACCCCCCCAATACTCCCATTTGCCGTGCTCTGCGCCCTACGGCACGGGCCAGGGTCTCCCGCGACCTCCCCCGCCCTGCGTGTTTAACCGTCTTTattccctcctttctctgcttcctccccTTGGCAGGGTCTCCCCTGTGGCCTAGGGGATCCCGAACTGAAACCTTGGGGTTCAGGGAACAGTCTGGCCGGATGCCAGCGCCTGGGCCGGGGGTTGGGTCGCAGGTGCACGTCTGGGGAGGGGCCCTGGACATGAATCCTTGGGCTCTGGGCACAGACCCGTTAATTCCCAGCAGGCTGGGTTTGCTGGCGTTAACTGGCACTGCCCGCCGCAGGGACGCGAGTGCGGCCTCTACAGAAACCTGGCTCTGTGTTGCTCTGGTTGCAAAATGCTGCAGACTCCAGAATTTCTGTGAGCttaggtggggctgggggactgCAGtattggggaggggagagatatcTTGCCTTAAGGCTGCTCTTTAAATTGTATATTTGGGTATCTTGGGAAGTGGCAGAAGCCTTTCAAGCCACCAATTCGTGCAGCCCCTGGCGCGGGTGCTGGAGAGAGGCTGTGTTTCCTGACAGCTTGGAGGCCTGTAGCTGCAGGAATCCCTCATATCTTCCCACTGTCAGTGTGGCTTCTCCGCCTGTGCAGAATTGTTAGGGCCGGCTGCAGAATGAACAGGAGAGGGTGGACTGGGCCAGGACTTGTAGCTGCCCACCTTTGAGAGGTGTGATGAATCCATTGGGAACTTTCACCCCAGAACATGGCCTCTGTCTCAGTTTGGATCTCAAAATCCATCTCTCCCCTGGGACAGGAAATCCCCAGTCTCCCTAACTAGCACCTTACTCCAgtgggggaattaagatccttcACTTCCCTAGGAataccctggcggtccaatggttaggactccatgcttccactgcagggggcccaagttcgatccctggttggggaactaagatccttcacTTCCCTGAAAACCAGAAAAGATAGCCTTGGGGTCACCAGGGAGACCCCCAGAGAGCACTGAGGCCAAACCTGCTCCTCTATAAGAACTGGGCCAGTCTCCCAGCCACCACTCCTAAAGAAGGTTTTTAGAAACCTGAATCTGC belongs to Eubalaena glacialis isolate mEubGla1 chromosome 19, mEubGla1.1.hap2.+ XY, whole genome shotgun sequence and includes:
- the DHRS13 gene encoding dehydrogenase/reductase SDR family member 13 — translated: MEALLLSVGLLLGAYVLVYYNLVKGPPCRGIASLRGRTAVVTGANSGIGKMTALELARRGARVVLACRSRERGEAAAFDLRQESGNNEVIFMALDLASLASVRAFATAFLSSEPRLDILIHNAGISSCGRTWEPFNLLLRVNHIGPFLLTHLLLPRLKTCAPSRVVVVSSAAHRRGRLDFTRLDRPVVGWRQELRAYADSKLANVLFARELATQLEGTGVTCYAAHPGPVNSELFLRHVPGWLCPLLRPVAWLVLRAPRGGAQTPLYCALQEGIEPLSGRYFANCHVEEVPPAARDDRAAHRLWEASKRLAGLGPGEGAESDEDPQPEDPSSPSSPHPEEPTASELYPSPQSSPDLSKVMCRILVKAEPELQTS